Part of the Coriobacteriaceae bacterium genome is shown below.
GCCGATCCAAAATCCGACAAACGCCGGAACAAACGACAGCTTTCCCATCCATGCTGCCTGTTCCATCGCAGGAATCAGCAGACTCCACACAGAGGCTGCCACCATTACGCCGGCGGCAAAACCGGTCAAAATGCGCTGCAGGACGTCGCTGAGCTGTCTGCGCATAAAGAATACGCAGGCCGCGCCCAGCGCTGTACCGAGAAAGGGGGTCAGGATGCCGTAAACGGTTTGGCTCATGAAGTTGGTCGCCTTTCTCATATCCGCTTCTTTTTGTACCCGCAGTCGCAGTAGGGCCCGCCGGAGGCCAGGGTATACTCGCGCACAAAATCCGTCACGCCGCCCGCTTCGCTCATGGTGTAGTCCAAATGGCACATGGCGGGTGTCAGGTCATAAAGTCCCAGCTCTTTCATCAGTGTGCAGATGCCGCACTTTGTAAAGCGCCCCTCATAGCCGCTGCCGTCCGGGTACTCGATGAAGTCCATATTCCACGAATACGGGTTGCGGTCAGCGGCTTTCAGAGTGGCAGTGGCCTTCATTCCGGCAATATCCTTGGACGTGAACTTTGACTTGCCACTTTGGCGGCAGAACCATTTCATCAGCAGCGTCATCTGAGCTTTCTCATAGTAGTCGGTAAGGCTTTCCACATCGGGACGGCGCGGCATGGAGAGGACAAACGCCCCCAGCATGGCGCAGCCAATGATGTTCATGCTGAACCGATCACCTTTTTCAAATTCGGGCAGCTTTGCGATGATCTCACGGTACTTGGGCTTGGCCTTTTCCGTGATCTTACGTGCGATGTCCGGGTCGTAGCCCAGCACCGCCGTCAGCTGCGCTTGAAAGGACTTCGCAAAGACTGCCCACATGGCCATGGGCATTCCCATCCAACGCATCTCACTTCGCTCCTTTCCATTCT
Proteins encoded:
- a CDS encoding L-2-amino-thiazoline-4-carboxylic acid hydrolase, whose translation is MAMWAVFAKSFQAQLTAVLGYDPDIARKITEKAKPKYREIIAKLPEFEKGDRFSMNIIGCAMLGAFVLSMPRRPDVESLTDYYEKAQMTLLMKWFCRQSGKSKFTSKDIAGMKATATLKAADRNPYSWNMDFIEYPDGSGYEGRFTKCGICTLMKELGLYDLTPAMCHLDYTMSEAGGVTDFVREYTLASGGPYCDCGYKKKRI